A single window of Mycosarcoma maydis chromosome 1, whole genome shotgun sequence DNA harbors:
- a CDS encoding putative carnitine O-acetyltransferase produces MTLIGLGRSQARSSATRFAFSASSLTSAASGNPLAAAVAMSRYSSTSTKSDALGNGPMYEGQSAMPHLPVPALEQTLKKYLRSTVPHQTSESLAKTEAAVESALTGADAKLVQTLQQRLEDRATKEGRESWLSEWWNDAAYMAYRDPVVPYVSYFYAHKDDKTRRTGPKRAAGLLKAFLAFRRLLETEQLAPEKGKTGPLCMRSYKWMFNSNRIPEKPSDTAVKYDWQANNHLVVLRNGHFYEFDLVHNGQELSEAEIESQLQKILSDSASSQPARQPIGALSSNNRDKWTDSRKALAALPGNQEALERIDSSVIVVCLDEIAPHSLESTAWGLWCGDGKNRFYDKQQIITFANGKSGFMGEHSMMDGTPTLRLNDFALQALQAGKIDLGSSNRTDLPAPKQIQFKTDKTVEAKIEESIKEFNDLMGRHDLAILDFQGYGKGAIKKFKCSPDAWVQMVIQLAYFKMFGKPCPTYESAQTRKFKWGRTETIRSASVESLAFCKAMESHSASDAERFEKFQAAVKQHLSYATAAADGQGVDRHLFGLKKLLKQGEKVPAIYEDPAYGLSATWKLSTSQISSEVFASWGFGEVTPEGFGCAYAIKENSLTFTLTSLKLGAADLRHYINEAALELRDLHLRLQQNEAPKSKA; encoded by the coding sequence ATGACACTCATCGGCTTGGGTCGTTCACAAGCACGCTCGTCTGCTACCCGATTCGCTTTCTCTGCCTCTTCCCTTAcatctgctgcttcggGCAATCCTCTTGCCGCTGCCGTCGCCATGTCACGCTactcttccacctcgaccaagaGCGATGCTCTTGGCAATGGTCCCATGTACGAGGGTCAGAGCGCCATGCCTCACCTGCCCGTACCGGCTCTCGAGCAGACCCTGAAAAAGTACCTCCGCAGCACTGTGCCGCATCAGACCAGCGagtcgctcgccaagaccGAAGCTGCCGTTGAATCGGCACTGACGGGAgccgatgccaagctcgtccagACGCTCCAGCAGCGTCTTGAGGACCGAGCCACCAAGGAAGGCCGCGAGAGCTGGCTCAGCGAGTGGTGGAACGACGCTGCCTACATGGCGTATCGTGATCCGGTTGTTCCCTACGTTAGCTACTTTTACGCCCACAAGGATGACAAGACGCGCCGCACCGGTCCCAAGCGTGCCGCTGGTTTGCTCAAGGCCTTCCTCGCCTTTCGCCGATTGCTTGAGactgagcagctcgctcCCGAAAAGGGCAAGACTGGTCCTCTCTGCATGAGGTCGTACAAATGGATGTTTAACTCGAACCGCATTCCCGAAAAGCCGTCTGATACGGCAGTCAAGTACGATTGGCAGGCCAAcaaccacctcgtcgtgcTTCGCAATGGTCACTTTTACGAGTTTGACCTTGTTCACAACGGACAGGAGCTCAGCGAGGCCGAAATCGAGTCGCAGCTACAAAAAATTCTCTCCGACTCTGCCTCGAGCCAGCCCGCTCGCCAGCCCATCGGTGCTCTTTCGTCCAACAATCGTGACAAGTGGACCGACTCGCGCAAGGCGCTCGCTGCGCTCCCTGGCAACCAAGAGGCGTTGGAGCGTATCGACAGCTCGGTTATTGTGGTCTgtctcgacgagatcgcGCCTCATAGCCTTGAGTCGACCGCATGGGGTCTGTGGTGCGGTGACGGCAAGAACCGCTTCTATGACAAGCAGCAGATTATCACATTTGCCAACGGCAAGTCCGGTTTCATGGGTGAGCACTCGATGATGGATGGCACGCCCACGCTGCGTCTCAACGACTTTGCCCTCCAAGCGCTGCAAGCTGGCAAAATCGACCTCGGCAGCTCGAACCGCACTGACCTGCCTGCGCCTAAGCAGATCCAGTTCAAGACGGACAAGACCGTCGAGGCAAAGATTGAAGAGAGCATCAAGGAGTTTAACGACCTCATGGGACGTCACGACCTTGCAATCCTCGACTTCCAAGGCTACGGTAAAGGCGCCATCAAGAAATTCAAGTGCTCACCTGACGCCTGGGTGCAGATGGTGATCCAGCTGGCTTATTTCAAGATGTTCGGCAAGCCTTGTCCTACGTACGAATCAGCGCAGACGCGAAAGTTCAAGTGGGGACGTACCGAGACCATCCGTTCGGCCAGTGTCGAGTCGTTGGCTTTCTGCAAAGCCATGGAATCGCACAGCGCTTCGGATGCCGAACGATTTGAAAAATTCCAGGCGGCTGTCAAGCAGCACCTCTCCTACGCTAccgccgctgctgatggTCAAGGTGTCGACCGTCACCTGTTTGGtctcaagaagctgctcaagcaagGTGAAAAGGTGCCTGCTATCTACGAGGACCCCGCATACGGTTTGAGCGCAACGTGGAAGTTGTCCACCTCGCAGATTTCATCCGAGGTGTTCGCCTCCTGGGGCTTCGGCGAGGTTACACCGGAAGGCTTCGGATGTGCTTATGCCATCAAGGAGAACTCGTTGACTTTCACCCTCACTTCGCTCAAGCTGGGGGCGGCTGACCTGCGACACTACATCAACGAGGCTGCCCTGGAGCTGCGCGACCTTCACTTGAGACTCCAGCAGAACGAGGCTCCTAAA